The proteins below come from a single Roseiflexus sp. RS-1 genomic window:
- the hemW gene encoding radical SAM family heme chaperone HemW: protein MSNNQPGADVRHLYIHIPFCHRRCAYCDFNTYANMEDRMEAYVTALCAELRSHAPLSRAVAPPLPMTADLTRAMLRPTIFLGGGTPSMLPDALMARILSAADAIVPLDSAEVTVECNPGTVLARDYLRALRDLGVNRISLGVQSLHDPTLRVLGRIHTAAEAYASFNDARAAGFESINLDFIFGLPGQTVEQWEETLREIVTWGADHFALYALILEERTPLYAQVISGRVTVPDDDVTAVMYECALEHFAAAGYVQYEISNWARTDDPSSPVPTHACHHNLAYWLNADYLAAGAGAHGHRYPQRYVNVMGIDDYIARVSAGESPVAEITALTPRDLAAETMFMGLRLNVGVSATHFRDRCGVEMDAVFGAELAELAELGLIERDERGVRLTSRGRMIGNRVFERFV from the coding sequence ATGAGCAATAATCAACCCGGCGCAGACGTGCGCCACCTGTACATCCATATTCCGTTCTGTCATCGCCGCTGTGCGTACTGTGATTTTAACACGTATGCGAATATGGAAGACCGCATGGAGGCGTATGTGACAGCGCTCTGCGCCGAACTGCGCTCACACGCGCCGCTGAGCCGCGCCGTCGCTCCGCCGCTTCCGATGACTGCCGATCTGACCCGCGCGATGCTGCGTCCGACGATCTTCCTCGGCGGCGGCACACCCAGTATGCTGCCGGACGCATTGATGGCGCGCATACTGTCCGCTGCCGACGCGATTGTGCCGCTGGACAGCGCCGAGGTGACGGTCGAATGCAATCCGGGAACGGTGCTGGCGCGCGATTATCTGCGCGCCCTGCGGGATCTGGGGGTGAACCGGATCAGCCTGGGGGTTCAAAGTCTCCACGATCCGACGTTGCGTGTGCTGGGACGCATCCATACTGCGGCTGAGGCGTATGCCTCGTTCAACGATGCGCGCGCTGCCGGGTTCGAGAGTATTAATCTGGATTTCATCTTCGGATTGCCGGGGCAGACGGTGGAGCAGTGGGAGGAGACGCTGCGCGAGATCGTGACCTGGGGAGCCGATCATTTCGCTCTCTATGCGCTGATTCTGGAGGAGCGCACGCCACTCTACGCGCAGGTGATCAGTGGGCGGGTCACGGTTCCTGACGATGATGTCACGGCGGTGATGTACGAATGCGCGCTTGAGCATTTTGCCGCTGCCGGATATGTGCAGTACGAGATCAGCAACTGGGCGCGCACCGATGATCCGTCGTCGCCTGTGCCGACGCACGCCTGTCACCATAATCTGGCATACTGGCTCAACGCCGATTATCTGGCAGCTGGCGCTGGCGCTCACGGGCATCGCTACCCGCAGCGGTATGTCAACGTGATGGGGATCGACGACTATATTGCGCGCGTGTCCGCCGGTGAGTCGCCGGTGGCGGAGATCACGGCGTTGACACCGCGCGATCTGGCGGCAGAGACGATGTTCATGGGGTTGCGGTTGAATGTTGGGGTGAGCGCGACCCATTTTCGTGATCGCTGCGGGGTGGAGATGGATGCCGTGTTTGGGGCGGAACTGGCGGAACTGGCGGAACTGGGGTTGATCGAGCGCGACGAACGCGGCGTGCGCCTGACCAGCCGCGGACGGATGATCGGCAATCGGGTATTTGAGCGGTTTGTGTAA
- a CDS encoding response regulator yields MPRILIVEDDTAIRDMLARRLSMAGYETVFAEDGVRALLASVQAAPDLILMDMGLPILNGWQATERIKKRPETRHIPIIALTAYALNEDRYRAMNIGCDDFEAKPIDFDRLLQKIARLLTGTYEQREAAS; encoded by the coding sequence ATGCCACGTATTCTGATTGTTGAAGATGATACCGCCATTCGTGACATGCTGGCGCGCCGGTTAAGCATGGCTGGATACGAAACCGTGTTCGCTGAAGATGGCGTCCGCGCACTGCTGGCATCGGTTCAGGCTGCACCCGATCTGATCCTCATGGATATGGGATTGCCGATCCTGAATGGATGGCAGGCGACCGAACGGATCAAAAAGCGTCCTGAAACGCGCCATATTCCGATCATTGCCCTTACCGCATATGCACTGAACGAAGATCGGTATCGGGCGATGAACATCGGTTGCGACGACTTCGAAGCCAAGCCGATCGATTTTGACCGGTTGCTCCAAAAGATTGCGCGACTCCTGACAGGGACGTATGAACAGCGCGAAGCCGCTTCCTGA
- a CDS encoding IS110-like element ISRfsp2 family transposase: MASRESLFIGIDVSKQTLDVAFGADPHAPRETIPSTDEGVQLLVTRLQRLQPTLIVLEATGGLERMVFAQLLQAGLPTARVQPRRVRALAHAEGRQAKTDRLDARLLARFAERVRPPHHQATDEQRASLRDLLVRREQVIQMRTAEINRLTAAAPNLRPGIQQHIDWLDQEIRALEQERDNEAERTDEVRRKRELRESVPGIGAITALNLLLRLPELGTINRKEAAAVVGVAPYANQSGAQHKPRHSSGGRRDVRSVLYMATLAATRRRLVRRAFDQRLCQAGKPRKVAIVAAMRKLLTILGAILRQQKPWDPAVHTSAP; this comes from the coding sequence ATGGCTTCCCGTGAGTCGCTCTTTATCGGCATTGATGTCTCCAAACAGACGCTGGATGTGGCGTTTGGCGCCGACCCGCACGCGCCACGCGAGACGATACCGTCTACCGACGAAGGTGTCCAGCTCCTGGTCACGCGACTCCAGCGCCTGCAGCCGACCCTGATTGTGCTGGAGGCGACCGGCGGGCTGGAGCGCATGGTGTTCGCCCAACTGCTCCAGGCTGGCTTGCCGACGGCGCGGGTGCAGCCACGCCGCGTGCGCGCCCTGGCGCACGCGGAAGGACGCCAGGCGAAGACCGACCGCCTGGATGCCCGGTTGCTCGCCCGCTTTGCCGAACGGGTGCGCCCGCCGCACCACCAAGCGACGGACGAGCAGCGCGCATCCTTGCGCGACCTGCTGGTCCGGCGGGAGCAGGTGATTCAGATGCGGACGGCTGAGATCAATCGGTTGACGGCTGCCGCGCCGAACCTCCGCCCGGGCATCCAGCAGCATATTGATTGGCTGGATCAGGAGATCCGTGCGCTTGAGCAGGAACGCGACAACGAGGCGGAGCGCACCGACGAGGTGCGCCGGAAACGGGAGCTGCGCGAAAGCGTGCCCGGCATCGGCGCGATCACCGCACTGAACCTGCTGCTCCGCCTGCCCGAACTGGGGACCATCAATCGCAAGGAAGCGGCGGCCGTTGTGGGCGTTGCGCCGTATGCCAATCAGAGCGGCGCACAGCACAAACCCCGGCATAGCTCCGGCGGCAGGAGGGATGTGCGCAGCGTGTTGTACATGGCGACCCTGGCGGCCACGCGGCGCCGTCTGGTCAGGCGCGCCTTCGATCAGCGCCTGTGTCAAGCTGGCAAGCCGCGCAAGGTCGCCATCGTCGCTGCGATGCGCAAGCTGCTGACTATTCTCGGCGCAATATTGCGTCAGCAAAAGCCCTGGGATCCGGCTGTGCATACGAGCGCCCCTTGA
- a CDS encoding response regulator: MIDQHSIWKAISVLFSAHSESLRVTTLKIIAIALVILLALQITVSEFIIGRSFYELEERSTRSAMQQTLKTLQNEINVLYGNAKDYAVWDPTYEFIEQRDVAGYVDVHMTTEALLAIRVSYVAFATPAGEIIYTRRFDLRDGRDLPTPAEFASFDGDNAVFLRTAAQTEGISGVVVADGQPMLIAAHPILRSTGASEPRGVLILGRDFNDDELDHLSDLTGFPVSFTLTANAAVAPDFDLAYRLMTPDTPIIVRPMSFSDDRVYAYAQINDLRGGEGIILRINAPRDIVQYGQSSSRLYMLIMLLVIGAFAAVMILLLERNVLSRIIALSLQAGRIGRTGDVQARLAVIGNDEVAQLGRAINAMLDDIAQAARRLAESEARYRQLVEISPEAIIVHDGKRIIYTNQAGARLVGHTDPSQLIGADATPFLPPALHLETAEGVMRYERDLTIADGTGISLELVAAPFLAEGKPAWQIVAHNITVRKQTEEALRQAKEWAEEANRTKSRFLANMSHELRTPLTTIIGYADLITISVHSGEFDQVASDIARVRDAGKHLLAIINDLLDLSKIEAGRMEIHSERFSVRALAEEVIASMRVFAQKRNNDLTLNIDPTVEMMHSDDVRVRQILYNLVHNACKFTEDGAVTLDIARTVSDHDHAALLVFTISDTGIGMTADQIAGLFREFTQADSSTTRKYGGTGLGLALCRRLTHLLGGKITVTSQPGVGTTFVVTLPEHLASATASEPAPVDAAPASDTPPAPEYSEDTRRLVLLIDDDPAVRDLLPRMLERPDLHIETAADGTSGLELARLLMPDLIILDILMPEMDGWTVLRELKASNETAAIPVILLTIADDREHGMLLGAAEMIHKPADLDRLDQRIRALTRGRSAQVEAGNQQILIVEDDETVRQYLRRTLERECEDWIIMEVADGQTALERCTTAMPDVIVLDLMIPGIDGLQFIEALRALPNGCSTPIIVVTAQDLTADERERLCHSVTRILYKGSFHCHEFAREVRAAIATYAQLYPLEV, translated from the coding sequence GTGATTGATCAGCATAGTATCTGGAAAGCGATCTCTGTCTTGTTCTCCGCCCACTCCGAATCCTTGCGCGTTACAACGCTCAAGATTATTGCTATCGCGCTGGTCATCCTGCTGGCGTTGCAGATCACCGTTTCCGAGTTCATCATCGGGCGCAGTTTCTACGAACTCGAAGAACGCAGCACCCGCAGCGCCATGCAGCAAACGCTCAAAACGCTCCAGAACGAGATCAATGTGCTGTACGGCAATGCGAAAGACTATGCTGTCTGGGATCCCACCTACGAGTTCATCGAACAACGTGATGTTGCCGGGTATGTTGATGTTCACATGACGACGGAAGCGTTGCTCGCCATTCGCGTATCGTATGTTGCGTTCGCCACTCCTGCCGGCGAGATCATCTATACCCGTCGCTTCGATCTGCGCGACGGTCGTGATCTGCCGACGCCAGCGGAATTTGCTTCGTTTGACGGCGACAATGCGGTGTTTTTGCGCACCGCAGCGCAGACCGAAGGCATCAGCGGCGTGGTCGTGGCGGATGGGCAACCAATGCTCATTGCAGCCCATCCAATCCTGCGCAGCACGGGTGCGAGCGAACCGCGCGGCGTGCTGATCCTGGGACGCGACTTCAACGACGATGAACTGGATCATCTCAGCGATCTCACCGGTTTCCCGGTCTCGTTCACGCTGACCGCGAACGCCGCAGTTGCGCCAGATTTCGATCTGGCATACCGGTTGATGACTCCTGACACGCCGATCATTGTGCGCCCGATGTCATTCTCCGACGACCGGGTGTACGCATACGCACAGATCAACGATCTGCGCGGCGGCGAGGGTATCATCCTCCGCATCAACGCCCCGCGCGATATTGTTCAGTATGGGCAGTCTTCATCACGCCTGTACATGCTGATCATGCTGCTGGTCATTGGCGCATTCGCCGCCGTCATGATCCTGCTCCTGGAACGCAACGTCCTGTCGCGCATCATCGCCCTCAGTCTCCAGGCAGGGCGGATCGGGCGCACTGGCGACGTGCAGGCGCGCCTGGCGGTGATCGGTAACGATGAGGTGGCGCAGCTCGGCAGAGCGATCAACGCCATGCTCGACGACATTGCACAGGCTGCCCGACGCCTGGCGGAAAGTGAAGCGCGCTACCGGCAACTGGTCGAAATATCCCCTGAAGCGATCATCGTCCACGACGGCAAACGGATCATCTACACCAACCAGGCAGGTGCGCGCCTGGTTGGTCACACCGACCCATCGCAGTTGATCGGCGCTGACGCCACACCCTTTTTGCCACCCGCACTGCACCTGGAAACAGCAGAGGGAGTCATGCGGTATGAGCGCGATCTTACCATCGCTGACGGAACAGGCATATCCCTTGAACTTGTCGCAGCCCCGTTCCTGGCTGAAGGTAAACCCGCGTGGCAGATCGTTGCGCACAACATCACGGTGCGGAAGCAAACTGAGGAGGCGCTGCGACAGGCAAAAGAATGGGCGGAAGAGGCAAACCGCACAAAAAGTCGCTTCCTGGCGAATATGAGCCACGAACTCCGCACACCACTGACGACGATTATCGGGTATGCCGACCTGATTACGATCTCTGTGCACAGCGGGGAATTCGATCAGGTTGCCAGCGATATTGCGCGGGTACGAGATGCAGGAAAACACCTGCTGGCGATTATCAACGATCTGCTCGATCTGTCGAAAATCGAAGCCGGACGGATGGAAATCCACAGCGAGCGATTTTCGGTGCGTGCGCTTGCAGAAGAAGTGATTGCCAGCATGCGCGTATTTGCGCAGAAACGGAACAATGATCTCACCTTGAATATCGACCCGACCGTCGAGATGATGCACTCCGATGACGTGCGCGTGCGGCAGATCCTGTACAACCTGGTGCACAATGCGTGTAAATTTACTGAAGATGGCGCCGTGACTCTCGATATCGCCCGCACGGTGAGTGACCATGATCACGCCGCACTCCTCGTGTTTACTATCAGCGATACCGGCATCGGGATGACCGCCGATCAGATCGCCGGTCTGTTCCGTGAGTTTACCCAGGCAGACTCATCAACAACGCGCAAATACGGCGGAACTGGACTGGGGCTTGCGCTGTGTCGGCGCCTGACTCATCTGCTTGGCGGTAAGATCACGGTCACCAGTCAGCCGGGCGTTGGAACGACATTTGTGGTCACACTTCCCGAACATCTGGCGTCTGCAACTGCATCCGAGCCAGCGCCGGTCGATGCAGCGCCTGCATCAGACACGCCGCCTGCTCCTGAATACAGTGAGGACACCAGGCGTCTGGTGCTGTTGATCGACGATGATCCTGCTGTGCGCGATCTGCTGCCGCGCATGCTGGAACGCCCCGATCTCCATATCGAGACTGCTGCGGACGGAACGAGCGGGCTGGAACTGGCGCGCCTGCTCATGCCCGACCTGATTATTCTGGACATCCTGATGCCGGAGATGGACGGGTGGACCGTGCTCCGTGAGTTGAAGGCGTCGAACGAAACCGCTGCCATCCCTGTTATACTACTTACGATAGCAGACGACAGAGAACACGGGATGCTTCTGGGAGCTGCCGAAATGATCCATAAACCGGCAGACCTTGATCGGCTTGATCAGCGCATTCGTGCATTAACCCGGGGGCGATCGGCACAGGTGGAAGCCGGTAACCAGCAGATTTTGATCGTTGAGGATGATGAGACAGTGCGCCAGTATCTCCGCCGCACTCTGGAGCGCGAATGTGAAGACTGGATTATCATGGAAGTCGCCGACGGTCAGACGGCGCTTGAACGTTGCACAACCGCCATGCCGGACGTTATTGTGCTCGACCTTATGATCCCCGGTATCGATGGCTTACAGTTCATCGAAGCATTGCGCGCGCTTCCCAATGGATGTTCGACGCCAATTATCGTTGTCACTGCCCAGGATCTGACCGCTGATGAACGCGAGCGTCTCTGTCACTCAGTCACCCGCATTCTCTACAAGGGTTCCTTTCACTGCCACGAATTCGCGCGCGAGGTGCGCGCAGCCATTGCCACGTATGCACAGTTATACCCCCTGGAGGTTTGA